The nucleotide window CAGGCGCTCGATCATGAGGCCCGGCAGGGCCCTTTCGATCTGGTCGTCACCGATGTCAGCCTGCCCGGCATGAGCGGCACCGAACTGTCGCGCACGCTGCTGGCGCGCGACGCGCAGCGCCGCATCGTGCTGTGCTCGGGCTACGCCCTGCAGGGCGAGGAGGCGCAAGGCCCGCGGGTGCAGGTGCTGCACAAACCGTTCGACATCGAGGCCCTGGAGGACCTGCTGGACGCCGTCCAGGCCGAGGTGCAGGGCCTGGACGTGGCCTGACGCACGGCGCCTCAGATGTCCGGCGCCGCCTGCGGCGCCGGCGAGCGCGGCAGGCGCACGGTGAAGCAGGTACGCCCGCCTTCGGAGACCGCCTCGATCTTTCCGCCATGGGCCTGCACGATCTGGTGCACGATGAACAGGCCCAGCCCCAGCCCCTTGTGCTCGCTGTCGCCCTCGCGGCCGCGAAAGGGCTCGAACAGGCGCGGCAGCAGCGCCGGGGCGATCTCCCCGCCGTTGGCCACGCGCAGCACCACGCTGGTCGGCACGCTGCCGTCGAGTTCCAGCTCCACGGCCTGTCCCGGCGTGCCGTGGTGCATGGCGTTGGAGAGCAAATTGGCCAGCATCTGGCCCAGGCGCGCCTCATCCCAGGAGCCCCGCAGATCGCCGCCGCTGCGCAGGACCAGTTCGCGCTGCGGATGCCCGGCGCGCACCTCCTGCACCACGCGCTCGGCCTGCTGGGCCAGGTCGATGGGCGCGGCCAGCATGACCAGGCCGCCGTTCTGGCGCGCGCGCGTGACGTCCAGCAGGTCCTCGATCATGGACTGCATGCGTTTGCCGGCCTGCTGCGCCTTGGCCGCCAG belongs to Melaminivora suipulveris and includes:
- a CDS encoding response regulator, with the translated sequence MRILYVEDNAELRDTIAMLMEAPSRTIVACANAEQALDHEARQGPFDLVVTDVSLPGMSGTELSRTLLARDAQRRIVLCSGYALQGEEAQGPRVQVLHKPFDIEALEDLLDAVQAEVQGLDVA